The Oncorhynchus nerka isolate Pitt River linkage group LG24, Oner_Uvic_2.0, whole genome shotgun sequence genome has a window encoding:
- the LOC115107918 gene encoding cysteine-rich protein 2-like has product MASKCPKCDKTVYFAEKVTSLGKDWHKFCLKCERCNKTLNPGGHAEHDGTPYCHKPCYAALFGPKGVNIGGAGSYVYEAPVNDTPASVSTETGAKLEEKKAHARGPVKAASFSTFSGEPSKCPRCSKTVYFAEKVTSLGKDWHRPCLRCERCCKTLAPGSHAEHDGQPYCHKPCYATLFGPKGVNTGGVGSYIYDEPSTEAEAETEAQP; this is encoded by the exons cGGAGAAGGTGACATCCCTGGGGAAAGACTGGCACAAGTTCTGTCTGAAATGTGAGCGCTGCAACAAGACCCTGAACCCAGGGGGCCATGCTGAA CACGATGGAACACCCTACTGCCACAAGCCATGCTATGCTGCCCTCTTTGGACCAAAAG gtgtgaacataggaggtgcTGGCTCTTACGTCTATGAGGCTCCCGTTAACGATACCCCTGCCAGCGTTTCCACGGAAACAGGGGCCAAACTCGAGGAGAAGAAAGCTCACGCCAGAGGCCCAGTGAAGG CCGCAAGCTTCTCCACTTTTTCTGGAGAGCCCAGTAAATGTCCAAGATGCAGCAAGACAGTGTATTTCG CTGAGAAGGTAACGTCCCTGGGGAAGGACTGGCATCGACCCTGTCTGCGCTGTGAGAGATGCTGCAAGACCCTGGCCCCTGGAAGCCACGCAGAG catgatgggCAGCCCTACTGCCACAAACCGTGTTATGCCACCCTGTTTGGGCCCAAAG GTGTGAACACTGGAGGTGTTGGGAGCTACATCTACGATGAACCCAGCactgaggcagaggcagagactgAGGCCCAGCCTTGA